The following proteins come from a genomic window of Prionailurus viverrinus isolate Anna chromosome D1, UM_Priviv_1.0, whole genome shotgun sequence:
- the LOC125176823 gene encoding olfactory receptor 5B17-like: MQITSMKNNTEVKGFVLLGLTNNTELQVPLFLMFTLIYLVTLIGNLGMIVLILFDSRLHIPMYFFLSNLSLVDFCYSSTITPKVIAGLLIGDKVISYNACAAQMFFFVLFATVESYLLASMAYDRYAAVCKPLHYTTTMTTSVCARLAIGSYVFAFLTAAIDIGDTFYLSFCMSNVVHHFFCDIPAVMTLACSDKDTNELILVLISSFNIFFAVLVILISYMFIFITVLKIQSGEGYQKALSTCASHLVAVSIFYGTVIIMYVQPSSSHSMDTDKIASVFYTMVIPMLNPVVYSLRNKEVKNAIKKVVERAKYSLGLVF; this comes from the coding sequence ATGCAAATCACATCCATGAAGAATAATACAGAGGTGAAAGGATTCGTCCTGCTGGGACTAACCAATAACACAGAGCTGCAAGTTCCTCTCTTTCTAATGTTCACCCTCATCTACCTTGTCACTCTGATTGGGAACCTGGGGATGATCGTGCTGATCCTGTTCGACTCTCGTCTCCACATTCCCATGTACTTCTTTCTCAGTAACCTGTCCCTGGTAGACTTTTGTTACTCCTCAACAATCACTCCTAAGGTCATAGCTGGATTACTTATAGGAGACAAGGTCATCTCCTACAATGCGTGTGCCGCCCAgatgttcttttttgttctctttgcgACTGTGGAAAGTTACCTCTTAGCTTcaatggcctatgaccgctatgcaGCAGTGTGCAAACCCCTGCATTACACCACCACCATGACAACGAGTGTGTGTGCTCGTCTGGCCATAGGCTCCTATGTCTTTGCTTTTCTAACTGCTGCTATTGACATTGGAGacacattctatctctctttctgtatGTCCAATGTAGTCCATCACTTTTTCTGTGATATTCCAGCAGTCATGACCCTGGCTTGCTCAGATAAAGACACTAATGAGCTGATTCTTGTTCTTATTTCAAGCTTTAATATCTTTTTTGCAGTTCTAGTTATCTTGATTTCCTACATGTTCATATTTATTACCGTTTTGAAGATACAGTCAGGTGAGGGATACCAAAAGGCTTTATCTACCTGTGCTTCTCATCTTGTTGCAGTTTCCATATTTTATGGGACAGTCATCATCATGTATGTACAACCAAGTTCAAGTCATTCCATGGATACAGACAAAATCGCATCTGTGTTCTATACTATGGTCATCCCCATGCTGAACCCTGTGGTCTACAGCTTGAGGAACAAAGAGGTCAAGAATGCTATCAAGAAGGTTGTTGAGAGGGCAAAATATTCTCTAGGTTTAGTCTTTTAG